In a single window of the Sediminicoccus sp. KRV36 genome:
- a CDS encoding tripartite tricarboxylate transporter substrate binding protein has translation MRSLLAAFALLVLALPSLASAQAPITLVVNFVAGGPSDLMGRLLAPELSAAMGTQVLIKNSAGAAGGIGAAEVARARPDGATLLLSPIGAMAIQPHFRADLPYRPADFAPICQVADTPVVVMSAPGSPLRSLAEVVSRAREANGGFNFASTGPGSLPHIATVALARAAGVPMTHIPYRGNAEAVTALLRGDVSIFADQPGTLRANNLQAIAILAERRTAEFPDTPTLREQGLDMVYSIWSGIFAPAGTPPEFLARMEAACERALRSPAVIEGFQRLATPIVFRNQRDFGAFWQGELEKFRGIVQAAGIRPGD, from the coding sequence ATGCGAAGCCTCCTCGCCGCCTTTGCGCTGCTGGTGCTTGCCTTGCCCTCCCTCGCCTCGGCCCAGGCGCCCATCACCCTTGTGGTGAATTTCGTGGCGGGCGGCCCCTCGGACCTGATGGGGCGGCTGCTGGCGCCCGAGCTCTCGGCCGCCATGGGCACCCAGGTGCTGATCAAGAACAGCGCCGGCGCGGCCGGGGGCATCGGCGCGGCGGAAGTGGCCCGCGCCCGGCCGGATGGCGCCACGCTGCTGCTCTCGCCCATCGGCGCCATGGCGATCCAGCCGCATTTCCGCGCCGACCTTCCCTATCGCCCGGCCGATTTCGCGCCGATCTGCCAGGTGGCCGACACGCCCGTGGTGGTGATGTCCGCACCGGGCAGCCCGCTGCGCAGCCTGGCGGAAGTGGTCTCCCGCGCGCGTGAGGCGAATGGCGGCTTCAACTTCGCCTCCACCGGCCCGGGCTCGCTGCCGCATATCGCCACGGTCGCGCTGGCCCGGGCGGCAGGCGTGCCGATGACCCACATCCCCTATCGCGGCAATGCCGAGGCGGTGACGGCGCTGCTGCGCGGCGATGTCAGTATCTTCGCCGATCAGCCGGGCACGCTGCGCGCCAACAACCTGCAGGCCATCGCCATCCTGGCCGAGCGCCGCACGGCGGAATTCCCGGACACGCCCACACTGCGAGAGCAAGGGTTGGACATGGTCTATTCCATCTGGTCCGGCATCTTCGCCCCCGCCGGCACGCCGCCCGAATTCCTGGCGCGCATGGAGGCCGCCTGCGAGCGCGCACTGCGCTCCCCTGCCGTGATCGAGGGCTTCCAGCGGCTGGCGACCCCCATCGTCTTCCGCAACCAGCGCGATTTCGGCGCCTTCTGGCAGGGCGAGCTGGAGAAGTTCCGCGGCATCGTGCAGGCGGCGGGAATCCGGCCCGGCGACTGA
- a CDS encoding tripartite tricarboxylate transporter substrate binding protein, translated as MRRTLLLLAALTWPLAAQAQAPITIVVNFGAGGSADRMARLMAPEMSELLGAQVIVKNTTGAAGAIGAAEVARARPDGQTLLLSTTGPMGIQPHFRSDLPYRVADFAPLCQLGDAPVMMMSAPNSPIRNVPALVAQAQAARGGFTYGSAGQGSIPHIVMVALARQANVEMIHVPFRGSAEAIIALLRGDVSVYADLPGPLRVNNLQAVGVMAEARTAEFPEVPTLREQGFDMVYSIWAGLFAPAGTPAATLDRLQSACERGLQRPAVVEGFQRIATPIVFRGQSAFAAYWQAELEKFRAIVQASGIRPGD; from the coding sequence ATGCGCCGCACCCTTCTGCTCCTCGCCGCCCTCACCTGGCCACTCGCCGCCCAGGCGCAGGCGCCCATCACCATCGTGGTGAATTTCGGCGCGGGCGGCTCGGCTGATCGGATGGCGCGGCTGATGGCGCCCGAAATGAGCGAATTGCTGGGCGCCCAGGTCATCGTGAAGAACACCACGGGGGCCGCTGGCGCCATCGGCGCTGCGGAAGTGGCCCGCGCCCGGCCGGATGGGCAGACGCTGCTGCTCTCCACCACCGGGCCGATGGGCATCCAGCCGCATTTCCGCAGTGACCTGCCTTATCGCGTGGCGGATTTCGCGCCGCTCTGCCAGCTGGGCGACGCGCCAGTGATGATGATGTCGGCCCCCAACAGCCCGATCCGCAATGTGCCCGCGCTGGTGGCCCAGGCGCAGGCGGCGCGCGGCGGCTTCACCTATGGCTCGGCGGGCCAGGGTTCGATCCCGCATATCGTCATGGTGGCCCTGGCCCGGCAGGCGAATGTCGAGATGATCCATGTGCCCTTCCGCGGCAGTGCGGAGGCGATCATCGCGCTGCTGCGCGGCGATGTGAGCGTCTATGCCGACCTGCCTGGCCCCTTGCGCGTCAACAACCTGCAGGCCGTGGGGGTGATGGCCGAGGCCCGCACCGCCGAATTCCCCGAGGTGCCCACCCTGCGCGAGCAGGGCTTCGACATGGTCTATTCCATCTGGGCCGGGCTGTTTGCGCCGGCCGGCACGCCGGCCGCCACGCTGGATCGGCTGCAATCCGCCTGCGAGCGCGGCTTGCAGCGCCCGGCCGTGGTGGAAGGGTTCCAGCGCATCGCCACCCCCATCGTGTTCCGTGGGCAGAGCGCCTTTGCCGCCTATTGGCAGGCGGAGCTGGAGAAATTCCGCGCGATCGTCCAGGCCTCGGGCATCCGGCCGGGCGATTGA
- a CDS encoding arginyltransferase has protein sequence MQTRSRRPQFFYTTTPLPCPYLPGRTERKIVTELSGPDSELLHDRLSRAGFRRSHNIAYSPVCPGCRACIPIRVRAADFVPNRTQRKIAARNADLDVRAVPARATAEQFALFQHYQQTRHPGGDMAAMGFYDYRAMVEDTPITTGLVEFRDSTGRLLGACLTDWLSDGLSAVYSFFAPEEDRRSLGAFAVMWLLAEAVRGGQPYVYLGYWVAESRKMAYKAGYRPAEVLIQGQWMKLGEDVPVTGERVNAE, from the coding sequence TTGCAAACCCGATCCCGCCGCCCGCAATTTTTCTACACCACCACGCCCCTGCCCTGCCCCTATCTGCCGGGCCGGACGGAGCGGAAGATCGTGACCGAATTGAGCGGCCCGGATTCCGAGCTGCTGCATGACCGCCTCTCCCGCGCCGGGTTCCGGCGCAGCCACAACATCGCCTATTCGCCGGTCTGCCCGGGTTGCCGCGCCTGCATCCCGATCCGCGTCCGCGCCGCCGATTTCGTGCCCAACCGCACGCAGCGCAAGATCGCCGCCCGCAACGCGGATCTTGATGTGCGCGCCGTACCCGCACGCGCCACGGCCGAGCAGTTCGCGCTGTTCCAGCATTATCAGCAAACGCGCCACCCGGGCGGCGACATGGCGGCGATGGGGTTCTACGACTACCGCGCCATGGTGGAGGACACGCCCATCACCACGGGGCTGGTCGAATTCCGGGACAGCACGGGCCGCCTGCTTGGCGCCTGCCTGACCGACTGGCTCTCGGATGGTCTCTCCGCCGTCTACAGCTTCTTCGCCCCCGAGGAGGATCGCCGCAGCCTCGGCGCCTTCGCCGTGATGTGGCTGCTGGCCGAGGCGGTGCGCGGCGGGCAGCCCTATGTCTATCTGGGCTATTGGGTCGCGGAGAGCCGGAAAATGGCCTACAAGGCCGGCTACCGGCCGGCCGAGGTGCTGATCCAGGGGCAATGGATGAAGCTTGGCGAGGATGTTCCCGTCACGGGCGAGCGGGTGAACGCCGAATAG
- a CDS encoding GNAT family N-acetyltransferase, with product MSLLLTGRPGKGFRETAFFQPRSVWFRADPELPESAVLARNLAAGGFHGQLMGDGFATPEGTPDLAVLCVRPEAQATELARIAAMGCFVAIVPTAAPGLAAMAAQAGVQAVGERSFGLALPGIGLNATLSHLPIRPGKLALMAQSSAIARAVIDWAAAEGLGFSHIIGIGSNDGLGFASGLDWLARDTGTACVMLEIRRIKQRRFFVSAARAVARTRPVLALRAGGRMDDPSGIADGVMAAVLRRAGVLRAEGFEEWLAAAETLARTKPRGGAGQADRIAILANGLGVARLAADAALGHGLRLAEFSAATQAALGPLIPEGWEVRNPLSLGSRAGAGLAQAARLLAGAAEVDVVIALHAPEQDAAPIEAFATAARGNRGAPILLGWAGEASAQGERAALSEAGLPVFNTPEGVVRGAAHLAAERRNRATAAELPASDVLELTPDRPVVRALFAAVRAAGRLELFEDEALAVLAAYGIATLPPRICTTPTEAAVAAVALGPPVALKARALLRHKSEAGGVVLNLRHFDSVRAAAELMAEEVPRRAPGVAMAGFLVQRMARRGGMELRLRLAEDAMFGPWIGFGQGGTTAEIAADEALDLPPLNLSLAHGLIARTRLARLLPGFRDRPPVHEPAIADALVRISQLQVDFPEIAALDVNPLFADASGVLAADAAIRLRAAGEAALFAIPPYPAELVAGFTGRDGSLFEVRPIRPEDAAAQGAFFLELPPEDVRFRFFSTMKELPPAMLARLTQIDYGREMAFIATREGRNFGTARVIREGSGNAAEFAVVVSPAAKGTGLARHLMERAMDWARAEGITELVGHVLADNAPMQGFMRKLGFTLRRSLDDADIMLATKLL from the coding sequence ATGTCCCTCCTGCTCACCGGCCGGCCCGGCAAAGGCTTTCGCGAGACGGCCTTCTTCCAGCCGCGCTCGGTGTGGTTCCGCGCCGACCCCGAATTGCCGGAATCGGCCGTCCTGGCCCGCAACCTGGCGGCGGGCGGCTTTCACGGCCAATTGATGGGCGATGGTTTCGCCACGCCCGAGGGCACGCCGGACCTGGCCGTCCTGTGCGTCCGGCCCGAGGCGCAGGCCACGGAGCTCGCGCGGATTGCCGCCATGGGCTGCTTCGTGGCCATCGTGCCGACCGCCGCTCCGGGCCTTGCCGCCATGGCCGCGCAAGCCGGCGTGCAGGCGGTGGGCGAGCGCAGCTTCGGCCTCGCCCTGCCCGGCATCGGCCTGAACGCCACGCTGTCGCATCTGCCGATCCGGCCTGGGAAACTGGCGCTCATGGCGCAATCCTCGGCCATTGCGCGCGCCGTGATCGACTGGGCCGCGGCCGAGGGGCTGGGCTTCAGCCACATCATCGGCATCGGTTCCAATGACGGGCTCGGCTTTGCTTCCGGGCTCGACTGGCTGGCGCGTGATACCGGGACGGCCTGCGTCATGCTGGAAATCCGCCGCATCAAGCAAAGGCGCTTCTTCGTCTCGGCGGCGCGGGCGGTGGCGCGGACGCGGCCGGTGCTGGCGCTGCGCGCGGGTGGCCGCATGGATGACCCGAGCGGCATCGCCGATGGCGTGATGGCCGCCGTGCTGCGCCGCGCCGGCGTGCTGCGCGCCGAAGGCTTCGAGGAATGGCTGGCCGCGGCCGAAACCCTGGCCCGCACCAAGCCGCGCGGCGGGGCGGGCCAGGCGGACCGGATTGCCATCCTGGCCAATGGGCTGGGTGTGGCGCGGCTCGCGGCGGATGCCGCACTGGGGCATGGGCTGCGCCTGGCGGAATTCAGCGCGGCAACCCAGGCCGCACTCGGCCCGCTGATCCCCGAGGGGTGGGAGGTGCGCAACCCGCTCTCGCTCGGCAGCCGGGCCGGGGCGGGGCTGGCCCAGGCCGCCCGGCTGCTGGCTGGTGCCGCCGAGGTGGATGTGGTGATCGCCCTGCATGCGCCGGAGCAGGACGCCGCCCCCATCGAGGCCTTTGCCACCGCCGCGCGCGGCAATCGTGGCGCGCCCATCCTGCTCGGCTGGGCGGGTGAGGCGAGCGCCCAGGGCGAGCGCGCGGCACTCTCCGAAGCAGGGCTGCCGGTCTTCAACACGCCCGAGGGCGTGGTGCGCGGCGCCGCTCACCTGGCCGCCGAGCGCCGCAACCGCGCGACGGCCGCGGAACTCCCGGCCTCGGATGTGCTGGAATTGACGCCCGACCGGCCTGTGGTGCGCGCCTTGTTCGCGGCGGTGCGCGCGGCTGGCCGGCTGGAGCTGTTCGAGGATGAGGCGCTGGCCGTGCTGGCCGCCTATGGCATCGCGACCTTGCCGCCGCGCATCTGCACGACCCCGACGGAAGCCGCCGTGGCGGCCGTGGCACTCGGCCCGCCCGTGGCGCTCAAGGCGCGCGCCCTGCTGCGCCACAAGAGCGAAGCGGGCGGCGTGGTGCTGAACCTGCGGCATTTCGACAGCGTCCGCGCGGCCGCCGAACTCATGGCCGAGGAGGTGCCGCGGCGTGCGCCGGGTGTCGCGATGGCGGGCTTCCTGGTGCAGCGCATGGCGCGGCGCGGCGGCATGGAGTTGCGCCTGCGCCTGGCCGAGGATGCGATGTTCGGCCCCTGGATCGGCTTCGGCCAGGGCGGCACCACGGCCGAGATCGCGGCCGATGAAGCGCTGGACCTGCCGCCGCTCAATCTCTCGTTGGCGCATGGCCTGATCGCGCGCACCAGGCTTGCGCGGCTGCTGCCGGGCTTTCGCGACCGGCCACCGGTGCATGAGCCGGCCATCGCCGACGCGCTGGTGCGGATCAGCCAGCTGCAGGTGGATTTCCCCGAGATCGCGGCACTCGACGTCAATCCGCTTTTTGCCGATGCCTCGGGCGTGCTGGCGGCGGATGCCGCGATCCGGCTGCGGGCGGCGGGGGAGGCGGCGCTCTTTGCCATTCCGCCCTATCCGGCGGAGCTGGTGGCGGGCTTCACCGGGCGCGATGGCAGCCTGTTCGAGGTGCGGCCCATCCGCCCGGAGGATGCCGCGGCGCAAGGCGCCTTCTTCCTCGAATTGCCGCCCGAGGATGTGCGGTTTCGCTTCTTCTCCACCATGAAGGAATTGCCGCCCGCCATGCTCGCCCGCCTGACGCAGATTGATTACGGGCGGGAGATGGCCTTCATCGCCACGCGGGAGGGGCGGAATTTCGGCACTGCCCGCGTGATCCGCGAAGGAAGCGGCAACGCCGCCGAATTCGCCGTGGTGGTGAGCCCGGCGGCCAAGGGCACCGGGCTGGCGCGCCACCTGATGGAACGCGCCATGGATTGGGCACGGGCCGAGGGGATCACGGAACTGGTCGGGCATGTGCTGGCGGACAACGCGCCCATGCAGGGCTTCATGCGCAAGCTGGGCTTCACGCTGCGCCGCAGCCTGGACGATGCCGACATCATGCTGGCGACGAAGCTGCTTTGA
- the era gene encoding GTPase Era: protein MTDQETQRCGFVAILGAPNAGKSTLVNAMAGTKVTIVSPKPQTTRFRVRAVLIEGPAQIILVDTPGIFAPRRRLDRAMVSAAWGGAKDADFALLLVDAKSGITETVRGIIERLAQQQRPVWLALNKVDLIPPETLLPLAAELHRMLPFAETFMISAEKKRGLEKLRTKLAEVMQPGPWMFPEDELSDLPNRMLAAEVVREQILRQTHEEVPHHASVETEQWTERPDGSARVDCTIYIARATQKAILIGEGGARIKEIGKRARLELTALLERPIHLFLNVKERPGWDEEGGRIRALGLEDDG from the coding sequence ATGACGGACCAAGAGACCCAGCGCTGCGGCTTCGTGGCCATCCTGGGCGCGCCCAATGCGGGCAAATCCACCCTGGTGAACGCCATGGCGGGCACCAAGGTCACCATCGTCTCACCCAAGCCGCAGACCACGCGCTTCCGCGTGCGCGCCGTGCTGATCGAGGGGCCGGCGCAGATCATCCTGGTGGATACGCCGGGCATCTTCGCGCCGCGCCGCCGGCTGGACCGCGCCATGGTCTCGGCCGCCTGGGGGGGGGCCAAGGATGCGGATTTCGCGCTGCTGCTGGTGGATGCGAAAAGCGGCATCACCGAGACGGTGCGCGGCATCATCGAGCGCCTGGCCCAGCAGCAGCGCCCCGTCTGGCTCGCGCTGAACAAGGTGGATCTGATCCCGCCCGAGACGCTGCTGCCGCTGGCGGCGGAGCTGCACAGGATGCTGCCCTTCGCCGAGACCTTCATGATCTCGGCCGAGAAGAAGCGCGGCCTGGAAAAGCTGCGCACCAAGCTGGCCGAGGTGATGCAGCCCGGCCCCTGGATGTTCCCCGAGGATGAGCTGAGCGACCTGCCCAACCGGATGCTGGCCGCCGAAGTGGTGCGCGAACAGATCCTCCGCCAGACGCATGAGGAAGTGCCGCACCACGCGAGCGTGGAGACCGAGCAATGGACCGAGCGCCCGGATGGCAGTGCCCGGGTGGATTGCACCATCTACATCGCGCGGGCCACGCAGAAGGCCATCCTGATCGGCGAGGGGGGGGCGCGCATCAAGGAGATCGGCAAGCGGGCGCGCCTTGAACTCACGGCGCTGCTGGAACGGCCGATCCATCTGTTCCTGAACGTGAAGGAGCGGCCGGGCTGGGATGAGGAAGGCGGGCGGATCAGGGCGCTGGGCCTGGAAGATGACGGCTGA
- the speB gene encoding agmatinase — protein MTEWPRPVDGTVTPRFAGPATFMRLPVMADASGLDIAIFGIPFDGGTTNRPGTRHGPRQLREASGLMRRVHPISLTEPYTLCRVADLGDLQTNPTDLMQTLDLVTAQVAAIRKAGAWTLAAGGDHLLSLPLLRGIIQAEPGLAPLGMVHFDAHSDTNDSYFGGTRYTHGTPFRRAIEEGLLDPKRIVQIGIRGSLYAADDMDWAREVGIRIMTIEECERMGPDAVAAEAVHLAGGGPTYLTFDIDSIDPAFAPGTGTPEVGGFTPREAMRILRGLQGLDLVGADLVEVSPPYDPSGGTAMVGATMMFEILCLMAESRARLRPG, from the coding sequence ATGACCGAATGGCCCCGCCCGGTGGATGGCACTGTCACTCCCCGCTTCGCCGGCCCCGCCACCTTCATGCGCCTGCCGGTGATGGCGGATGCAAGTGGCCTCGACATCGCGATCTTCGGCATTCCCTTCGATGGCGGCACCACCAACCGGCCCGGCACACGCCACGGCCCGCGCCAGCTGCGCGAGGCCTCAGGCCTCATGCGCCGCGTGCATCCGATCAGCCTGACCGAGCCCTATACGCTCTGCCGCGTGGCCGATCTCGGCGATCTGCAGACCAACCCGACAGACCTGATGCAGACGCTGGACCTGGTGACGGCGCAGGTGGCCGCCATCCGCAAGGCGGGGGCCTGGACGCTGGCGGCGGGTGGGGATCACCTTCTCTCGCTGCCGCTGCTGCGGGGCATCATCCAGGCCGAGCCTGGCCTCGCGCCCCTCGGCATGGTGCATTTCGATGCCCATTCCGACACGAATGACAGCTATTTCGGCGGCACCCGCTACACCCATGGCACACCCTTCCGCCGCGCCATCGAGGAGGGGCTGCTGGACCCGAAGCGCATCGTGCAGATCGGCATTCGCGGCTCGCTCTACGCCGCTGATGACATGGACTGGGCGCGTGAGGTGGGCATCCGCATCATGACCATCGAGGAATGCGAGCGGATGGGCCCCGATGCCGTGGCGGCGGAAGCGGTCCATCTGGCCGGCGGCGGCCCCACCTACCTCACCTTCGACATTGACAGCATTGACCCCGCCTTCGCACCCGGCACCGGCACGCCCGAGGTGGGCGGCTTCACCCCGCGCGAGGCGATGCGCATCCTGCGCGGGCTGCAAGGCCTCGATCTGGTCGGCGCCGATCTGGTGGAAGTCTCGCCGCCCTATGACCCGAGCGGCGGCACCGCCATGGTGGGAGCGACCATGATGTTCGAGATCTTGTGCCTCATGGCCGAATCGCGGGCACGTCTGCGCCCTGGCTGA
- the recO gene encoding DNA repair protein RecO translates to MSLEWNAPAVVLATRPHGEGGAVVTLLTEAMGRHAGLAKGGASRGQAALWQPGNLIEARWVARLAEQLGSLSGEMVHAAASLALDDALSLSVLTSACAVADGALPERVAHPGSFHGLVGVIAALARGPEHALPLLVHWEATLLAELGYGLDLATCAATGATENLVFVSPKSGRAVSAEAGAAYADRLLPLPAFLRDAAQPSDVQEWLAGLRVTGFFLTRDAFGHQHRPLPAARERLQDRLTLMTGPTAHGG, encoded by the coding sequence ATTTCCCTCGAATGGAATGCCCCTGCCGTCGTGCTGGCCACCCGCCCGCATGGCGAAGGCGGCGCAGTGGTCACGCTGCTGACCGAGGCGATGGGCCGGCATGCGGGCCTCGCCAAGGGCGGCGCCTCGCGCGGGCAGGCGGCACTCTGGCAGCCGGGCAATCTGATCGAGGCGCGCTGGGTCGCCCGCCTGGCCGAGCAGCTGGGCAGCCTTTCGGGGGAAATGGTGCATGCGGCGGCCTCCCTCGCGCTGGATGACGCGCTTTCGCTCTCGGTCCTCACCTCGGCCTGTGCGGTGGCGGATGGCGCCCTGCCGGAGCGCGTGGCCCATCCGGGCAGCTTTCACGGCCTGGTCGGCGTGATCGCGGCGCTGGCGCGCGGCCCGGAGCATGCCCTGCCCCTGCTGGTCCATTGGGAAGCGACGCTGCTGGCCGAACTCGGCTATGGCCTGGACCTCGCTACCTGCGCCGCCACCGGCGCCACCGAAAACCTCGTCTTCGTCTCCCCCAAATCCGGCCGGGCGGTGAGTGCCGAGGCGGGGGCAGCCTATGCCGATCGGCTCTTGCCGCTGCCCGCCTTCCTGCGCGATGCGGCGCAGCCCTCCGATGTGCAGGAATGGCTTGCGGGACTCCGCGTGACAGGCTTCTTCCTCACCCGGGATGCCTTCGGCCATCAGCACCGCCCGCTGCCCGCGGCGCGGGAGAGGCTGCAGGACCGCTTGACCTTGATGACGGGACCGACTGCGCATGGCGGATGA
- the rnc gene encoding ribonuclease III yields the protein MTDGLTPFETRLGHRFKDRALLLRALTHASAAGETGAAKTNERLEFLGDRVLGLCMAEWLSELYPQENEGDLGKRFGLLVSRDVLAPIAERMGLGAALRLPPSQRHSNLRSSATALADALEAVLAALYLDGGLPAARAVIEREWVTALEGQAQPPRSPKSELQEWTLKRGLGLPAYMTVSVGGEGVDSRFESTVIAAGREAVGAGTNKRAAEQAAAEAWLAERTA from the coding sequence ATGACGGACGGCCTCACGCCGTTTGAAACCCGCCTGGGTCATCGCTTCAAGGATCGTGCGCTGCTGCTCCGGGCGCTGACCCATGCCTCCGCGGCGGGCGAGACGGGTGCCGCCAAGACCAATGAGCGGCTGGAATTCCTGGGGGACCGGGTGCTCGGCCTGTGCATGGCCGAATGGCTTTCGGAACTCTATCCCCAGGAAAACGAGGGCGATCTCGGCAAGCGGTTCGGTCTGCTCGTCTCGCGCGATGTGCTGGCGCCGATCGCCGAGCGCATGGGGCTGGGTGCTGCCCTGCGGCTGCCGCCATCGCAGCGGCACAGCAACTTGCGCAGTAGCGCCACGGCGCTGGCCGATGCGTTGGAGGCCGTGCTGGCGGCCCTCTATCTGGATGGCGGCCTGCCCGCGGCCCGCGCCGTGATCGAGCGTGAATGGGTGACGGCGCTGGAAGGCCAGGCGCAGCCGCCGCGCTCGCCCAAGAGCGAGTTGCAGGAATGGACGCTGAAGCGGGGCCTGGGCCTGCCCGCCTACATGACCGTCTCGGTTGGCGGGGAAGGGGTGGATTCCCGATTTGAGTCGACGGTGATCGCCGCCGGGCGCGAAGCGGTCGGTGCCGGCACGAATAAGCGTGCGGCGGAACAGGCGGCGGCGGAAGCCTGGCTCGCGGAGAGAACGGCATGA
- the parC gene encoding DNA topoisomerase IV subunit A produces the protein MADDLVKEGGEIRDTRLGEALSERYLAYAMSTIMARSLPDVRDGLKPVHRRLLWAMHQLKLDPDSGFKKCARIVGDVMGKYHPHGDASIYDALVRQAQEFAARYTLVEGQGNFGNIDGDNAAAMRYTEARLTEVAQALLQGIDEDTVDFRATYDGEDREPIVLPAAFPNLLANGATGIAVGMATSIPPHNAGELCGAALALIANPEISHAELLTHVPGPDFPTGGVLVEPAESIAEAYATGRGGFRLRAKWEVEKGKGGAWTILITEIPYQVQKSKLIEQIALLLEEKKLPLLADVRDESTEDVRLVLEPRNRTVEPAVLMETLFRATQLESRFSLNMNVLDAHRTPRVMSLREALRAWLDHRHEVLLRRTNHRLAAIARRLEVLDGYLIAYLNLDEVIRIIRTEDEPRPKLMAAFGLTEVQAEAILNMRLRALRRLEEMEIKREHAKLVKEQKGLQALLASEGKRWAAIAAEIEETRKKFGEGKLGARRTAIGSGMPAVVVDESAFIEREPLTVVLSEKGWIRALKGHLAEDAELRFKEGDALAFRLHAQSTDRLVIFTSNGKAYTLRAETLPRGRGDGQPLRLMLDLPNEDGVLAMFLPAENSRFLVAAADGKGFLVEAGELIAEKRTGKQVLVLEGATRAALCVVAEGDHVAVVGDNRKLLVFPIEQLPVMTRGRGVQLQSYKDGGLADAKVFTRAEGLSWRLGDRVRVETDLTTWRGNRAGAGKAPPNGFPRSNRFGS, from the coding sequence ATGGCGGATGATCTGGTGAAGGAAGGCGGCGAGATCCGCGACACGCGGCTGGGCGAGGCGCTGAGCGAGCGGTATTTGGCCTATGCCATGTCCACCATCATGGCGCGCAGCCTGCCGGATGTACGCGATGGCCTGAAGCCCGTGCATCGCCGCCTGCTCTGGGCCATGCACCAGCTGAAGCTGGACCCCGATTCAGGCTTCAAGAAATGCGCGCGCATCGTGGGCGATGTGATGGGCAAGTATCACCCGCATGGCGATGCTTCGATCTATGACGCGCTGGTGCGCCAGGCGCAGGAATTCGCGGCCCGCTACACGCTCGTCGAAGGCCAGGGGAATTTCGGCAATATCGACGGCGATAACGCCGCCGCCATGCGCTACACCGAGGCGCGGCTGACCGAGGTGGCGCAGGCCCTGCTTCAGGGCATTGACGAGGACACGGTGGATTTCCGCGCCACCTATGATGGCGAGGATCGCGAGCCCATCGTCCTGCCCGCCGCCTTCCCGAACCTGCTGGCCAATGGCGCGACCGGCATCGCGGTGGGCATGGCCACCAGCATCCCGCCGCATAATGCGGGCGAGTTGTGTGGCGCCGCACTGGCCTTGATCGCCAACCCCGAGATCAGCCACGCCGAGCTGCTGACCCATGTGCCCGGCCCCGATTTCCCGACCGGTGGCGTGCTGGTGGAACCCGCCGAAAGCATCGCCGAAGCCTATGCGACCGGCCGTGGCGGCTTCCGGCTGCGCGCGAAATGGGAGGTCGAGAAGGGCAAGGGCGGCGCCTGGACCATCCTGATTACGGAAATCCCCTACCAGGTGCAGAAATCCAAGCTGATCGAACAGATCGCGCTGCTGCTGGAGGAGAAGAAACTCCCGCTCCTGGCCGATGTGCGGGACGAAAGCACGGAAGATGTCCGCCTGGTGCTGGAGCCGCGCAACCGCACGGTGGAGCCCGCCGTGCTGATGGAGACGCTGTTCCGCGCGACCCAGCTGGAAAGCCGCTTCAGCCTGAACATGAATGTGCTGGATGCGCACCGCACCCCACGCGTCATGTCCCTGCGCGAGGCGCTGCGCGCCTGGCTGGACCACCGGCATGAGGTGTTGCTGCGCCGGACCAACCACCGCCTGGCCGCCATCGCGCGCCGGCTGGAAGTACTGGATGGCTACCTCATTGCCTATCTCAACCTGGACGAGGTGATCCGCATCATCCGCACCGAGGATGAGCCGCGCCCCAAGCTGATGGCCGCCTTCGGCCTCACGGAAGTGCAGGCGGAAGCCATCCTCAACATGCGGCTGCGCGCCTTGCGCCGCCTGGAGGAAATGGAGATCAAGCGCGAGCACGCGAAGCTCGTGAAGGAGCAGAAGGGCCTGCAGGCGCTGCTCGCGTCCGAGGGCAAGCGCTGGGCCGCCATCGCCGCCGAGATCGAGGAGACGCGCAAGAAGTTCGGCGAGGGCAAGCTGGGTGCGCGGCGCACCGCCATCGGCTCCGGCATGCCGGCCGTGGTGGTGGATGAAAGCGCCTTCATCGAGCGCGAGCCCCTCACTGTGGTGCTGTCGGAAAAGGGCTGGATCCGCGCCCTGAAGGGCCACCTGGCCGAGGATGCGGAGCTGCGCTTCAAGGAGGGCGATGCGCTCGCCTTCCGCCTGCATGCGCAAAGCACCGATCGCCTCGTCATCTTCACCAGCAACGGCAAGGCCTACACCCTGCGCGCCGAGACCCTGCCGCGCGGCCGGGGTGATGGCCAGCCGCTGCGCCTCATGCTCGACCTGCCCAATGAGGATGGCGTGCTGGCCATGTTCCTGCCGGCCGAGAATTCCCGCTTCCTGGTGGCCGCGGCCGATGGCAAGGGCTTCCTGGTGGAAGCCGGCGAGCTGATCGCGGAAAAGCGCACCGGCAAGCAGGTCCTGGTGCTGGAGGGCGCGACGCGCGCCGCCCTCTGTGTGGTGGCCGAGGGCGATCACGTCGCTGTCGTGGGGGATAACCGCAAGCTGCTCGTTTTCCCCATCGAGCAATTGCCGGTCATGACGCGCGGCCGCGGGGTGCAGTTGCAATCCTACAAGGATGGCGGCCTGGCGGATGCCAAGGTATTTACGCGGGCGGAAGGGTTGAGCTGGCGCCTGGGAGACCGGGTGCGGGTGGAGACCGATCTGACCACCTGGCGTGGCAACCGGGCCGGCGCCGGGAAGGCGCCGCCCAACGGGTTCCCGCGCAGCAACCGCTTCGGAAGTTGA